CGACGGCAGCGGCGAAGTCGTCCCGCACACCGGGTCGATCGCGTACAACGCATACCGCGACAAGTGGGTCGTCGTCTTCATGCAGAGATTCGGCAGCCCCTCCGCCTTCGGCGAGCTGTGGTACGCCGAGGCCGACGACCCGATGGGCGCGTGGGGCCCCGCCGTGAAAATCCTCTCCCACAACAACTACACCTTTTACAACCCCCGCATCCACCCAGAGCTGACAGGCGACGACGATTCGTTCATCGTCTTCGAAGGCACCTACACCGCGATGTTCGCGGATGACCCCGAGCCGACCCCGCGCTACGACTACAACCAGATCCTCTATCGCCTCGACCTCGACGACCCGCAACTCGCCCCATCACGCGAGGAGTGACGTTTGAGCTATCGCCCGGCGTCTATGACGGATGAAAACACCCCGCGCACAAAAAGCGTGATCGCACATTCGAACCCGGTTGACATTGTTACTGTAGGCGAGTCGACTGCACACGCAAGCCACTGGCGACCGACTCATTGAAGCTAACCACTCACCACCATCTCAACTCGGAGTACCCCATGAAACGAGTCACAGGCATCGGCGGCATCTTCATGAGCGCGAAAGACCCCAAGGCGATGCGCGCGTGGTACAAGAAACACCTCGGGATCGATGTGCAGGACTGGGGCGGGGCCGCGTTTACTTGGACGGATGACGAGGGCAAGCCGACCGCGGGGAGCACGATCTGGTCAGTCTGGCCGGCGGACGGCAAGCCCTTCGCCCCGAGCGAGTCGAGCTTTATGGTCAACTACCGCGTCGAAGATTTGGAGGCGCTGTTGCAGGTGCTGCGCGACGAGGGCTGCGACGTCCTCGACAAGACCGACGACTCGGAGTTCGGTAAGTTCGGCTGGGTCATGGACCCCGAGGGCAACAAGGTCGAGCTCTGGCAGCCGCCGGAGGGGCAGTGAGGGGTGTCTCGGTGATGGCCGAGCACCAGCCGCATTGTGGTGGGTTGCGCTCGCGGACCCGCTCCACCCACCCTACGCGCCGATCAAATCGGCGAGCGCTTTGCCGGGGTCGGGCTGGCGCATCAGGTGTTCGCCGACGAGGACGCGGTGGACGCCGTGCTTGGCGAGCTGCTTGATATCGTCGCGGGTGCGGATGCCGGACTCGCTGACGAGGATCGACTTGTCGGGGACTTCGTGCAGCACCTGCGTTGTGTGGGCGAGGTCGGTGGTCATCGTCTTGAGGTTGCGGTTGTTGATCCCGAGCAGCGTGTACTGCGCTTTGGGGAAGCCGATGTGGTGGCGGACCTGGATGAGCGACTCAAGGTCGTGGACCTCGACGAGCGTCGTGAGTTTCAGTTCTGTCGCGAGGATGAGCAGGTCGATCAGCAGCGGCTCGGTCAAACACTCGGCGATGAGCAGCACGGCGTCGGCCCCGGCCGCGCGGGCCTCGTAGACCT
The sequence above is a segment of the Phycisphaeraceae bacterium D3-23 genome. Coding sequences within it:
- a CDS encoding VOC family protein; this translates as MKRVTGIGGIFMSAKDPKAMRAWYKKHLGIDVQDWGGAAFTWTDDEGKPTAGSTIWSVWPADGKPFAPSESSFMVNYRVEDLEALLQVLRDEGCDVLDKTDDSEFGKFGWVMDPEGNKVELWQPPEGQ
- the trpC gene encoding indole-3-glycerol phosphate synthase TrpC; protein product: MSTILHEIVEHKRGEVALAQQREPVESLKSRALDTPTPRNFFTALTRPKDTLRVIAEVKKASPSAGVIREDFDPVAIALGYEHNGAAAISCLTDQKYFQGSLDYLTAIKAAVSLPVLRKDFIIDPYQVYEARAAGADAVLLIAECLTEPLLIDLLILATELKLTTLVEVHDLESLIQVRHHIGFPKAQYTLLGINNRNLKTMTTDLAHTTQVLHEVPDKSILVSESGIRTRDDIKQLAKHGVHRVLVGEHLMRQPDPGKALADLIGA